GTATATCAAAATAATTCTAGCTTGTAATAAATGtacaattttaattattttaatactgtgTGCTTTCTTTATTGATTACTTTACTGGTTGATTTTCAGGTTTTAATGTCAATGTAATCCTAgcaaaatacataaattaatGAAATGATAAAATTACTGGACAACCTTCAGATTACCTGTACGTCACATTGTATCATTTACTGTACAATATTCTATTTTTATCGACAATAATCGTTGTGTATAATAATATTCATTGTGTCATCATCAGTGATATACCATTAACATATTATTCTGTGAATCTTGatatcaaaataatatttgGGATTTTTGCCAGTAAGCCTTGTTATTTCAAAACAGAACTGTTGCTCTTcacaatatttaatgttttccTAAACATTGTGTGAGATGTTAAATCACGggtttaataaaacaataaaatataaccaTAAATCAAATTTGGGGCGGAAATGGGGGTTTTACTTAACTCAAGCCGCGTGCCATCTCTTTTAAGCTCGCGCGGAATCTTGTGCCGTCCGTGTCAGCGCGCGCGGCGTCTCGCGCATCAGAATTACACGGGATCCTTTTTAAACAGATACATGTTCCGATTTCAGGTAAATGTTACCTACCTTGACATTAAGACCGCTATAATAGCTATTTAAAGTCAAAATGTCTGAGAATTAGTACGTTATTTCAAAGATAAATATTCAGATTTTGAGAGAAATATTGGGCTTTGTTTTGAGAAACTGCTGTTAGCAAGCTAAAATTGTGGTGCCTAATCGTGGCTTTTCTCTGGTGTTTGTCCTTTATAAGCTGTAAAAGCTTTATTTTCTACTCCTTAAAATCTGGAATAAACGTCTGTCTCGTGGCGTTTCGCGTTTATTGTTGTCCAGATGTGCCATATTAAACCTTTGGCCTTGTTAGCATGTTAGCGAGGCCGTGCTAGTGCTTCAACTAACCAGATCAATGTAAACGCGCTAGCGCCAATGTCATTTATCAGGATTGCGCGATTGTCTTACATTTATATAGTAAATATGATGACGTTATTAGGCCAAATCAGGTTTTTGAtagttttgtattatattagTCATTACAAGCACTGCAGTTTATATAACGACTGCTGGTCAAATGTATACAGCCAATGAGGAGTTTCAAGAAGTGATAGGGCAATATGCTTTAACTGTTAAAGCTAATAAACGTTTGTAATAAAACAGATGACGCATTCATAATTGTGCTACCTtatgtgttttttgtctttctctgttttttaatgaacattttttgtgtatgttatgtattttttgtgtgttctcatTTTCTGTTGTGTAGTCATTTGATGAAGACTGCACCCTGGAGGAGGAAGGGTTGGTAGAGGAAGATGAGATTGACCAGTTCAATGATGACACTTTTGGTGCAGGGGCAATCGGTAAGTTTGATAGCGACATCTAGATCAGGGGTGTCAAACTCGATTTCATCCCGGGCCACATCAGTATTATGATTGCTCTCAAAGCGCCGGTTGTAACTGTaagactatataaatgtatccactcttttatcacactgcataattacatctgcatttaattactCCTTTTGGTAATAACTCAATTAATACCTAGTTTTGACAGTAAAAGaccagtaaaataaagtgtattcaagtgtacaactattgtacagtttattaaaaaaaaaaaaagatatgttTCTGTATGAACACATAGTCGGTCTGCATAGTGTTTCTTGACaagctaacatttttaaaggcctTTGTGGTCAGGGCACACTTGCTAACATATCTTCAGCATacactgctttaaaaatgtaccttcTGAAAAACACTTGGTAACTCGGGCGATTTCTTCAGCCACAATAAAGCTGGCTTTCACGGCTGCATCACTTTTTGCAGAAACATTTGCAAACAAATTCtgccaaaaatgtaagtttttttcAAGTCTTGTACCTTTTGTTGCTTTTCTAGGTGGCTAAGGTTAGCATACTTTGCTCTGTGTTTGGTTTCGAAGTGCCAGCGTAAATTGTACTGTATTCTTTGAGCACAgccacccctgttgaaaaaaacagtatatgctgggttaggtatgttttgatgctggttggaccatcttaaaccagctatggaccgcacatgaccagctaaagaccaactaaaccagcacaaaccagcatcaaaacataccaaacaagcatatgctggtttttttaaCAGGGATGGCCTCCTGGCAAAGACGACACAACGGTTTGTTTccattaagcacaaacatgtatttgctTTCCCATCCCTCTTGAAATAGCCTCCCCTCTGcatcaatttttctttgtttgacacGATGTGtctaattaatatatatatatatatcatatcactcacttattacaccgctcgttggaatgcttgattctgattggccagtcgcgacatttgcaggttcgttattcccagataacctctcaaaactaataacacagggtAACCCGGacacaacaaatcattttgacaggttttttttgacaaattaaaaataaatatgtcttttaataacatatatgacattatatttacaaattattaaaccaaattgaatgttcgtgacatttgaacgttgtttcttaccttaaaaccgaaagtaaacagcttttcctgttaggtctgcattcagtaaaaatgagctaatcaaatattacaaattcacatttcatgtcaagtttttttatcatgtggcaagtatcccgtgtaataagcgggataatgtacaagcagccggctgttatcgcgaaataagcccctccagtgtgaaacaagaaacaacctgatcgcactggaggggcttatttctgcgatatatACGGacactgccacctactggctaGATGTCGTCATCGCGCAggtaataaagttgagttgcatTCTCAGGTcgtggacataaaatgtataataacaatacaataattTGTAAGCTCTCGCGGGCCACATAAAATGAGGGGGCGGGCCagatttggcccgcgggccttgTATTTGACATGTGATCTAGATTGATGGCAAAGGTAGTAACTTTATATTATCGGACAATTGATTAAGCTCTTGATAGGAAACATGGTGACACACTATAGTTTTGAAAAGCAGAAATGTAAAATAGATTTATAGTGGTTTTGGTGTTTACAAGATTTGCCACAATGTTATGTTGTTATATACTTGCAATGATTGGAGTGAGTTGCAATGTTTAAACACTTAACCTTACCTAAGAAACAATAATAACACCAAAAATCAAGAAACGGACTAACCTAGATAGGTGCACCAACATTTTGTATATTTCTATTTGTATAAACAATATGTTGTACATGTTGGTTTTAGCATTGTTTGGTTAATAAATTATCTGTTGCACCGGCATAAATTCTGTGTGAAACTTACACAAAACATATAGCAACACCTCcttataaatcttttttttagatGATGATTGGCAGGAAGCTCATGCCCGCCTCGCAGAACTTGACGAGCTTGTGCGAGATGGGCCAGCCGAAGACACCCCCTCCGCCCCTCATGAGCTTCCTCCTGTCACCAGCTCCACCCTCTCTCCACCGCCTCCCCTGTACTCTGAGGAACGGGCCGGGGGTGACCTAGCGGAGTCGCTGTCTCGTCTCATCTTGGGCTCGGATCCCGCCATTGCTGGAGTAGGCACCGCCAGCTTGGATAGATCTCGCCTCCCTCCTGTTCTCTCCAGTCACACTCATCCTCCAGCATTAGCAGGACAGTCTCCTCTGCTGCTGAGCTACCCACAAAATCAGCAGCTCCTGCACAGGGGCTCGGCTCCTCTCTCGCAGGTGTGGATGATAGATTGATTTAAAACGATGATATTTAGTTCACATGCTCCATGTCAGATGCTCCTTGATGTGGAATCCACTTTGTTAAAATAGGACTGTTACATTATAACAAGTGACCTTTTttgaaaggaatagttcacccaaatgtgCTTTGTAGATTTGATTAAGTGATTTGATCGGCTGCCACCATAATGTAATAGAACTTTGGTTTATTTGgtggatttttttattgatattcATAAACCAGCAGGCAATTGTTTGCAATTAATTTGATCAGTtaatacagtggttctcaaactttttcgttgtaaggccccctttgtgttaagtgcattgctttgcggccccccacaTAAAgatgtataatcttaaacttagaattttaattaaaccaaaaacatattcagttatacaatgctggaacctcaattcttttggttggtgtcatttttctgatgtttgattgcataaaatctatgataaatttctatatttcataaaatgccacaaaatctgtggtccccctggatccatcttggggccccccaggggtcCACCGCACCcattttgagaaccactgagttAATAAGCATCCAACATCATACTACGCACAAATGAGAATGAATTGGGTGAATTGAGTTATTCCATAACTAATATGCGATATAACTAATCAATAGTTTTGTTCCTGTCTACCTACAGATAAACTCTCACAGTATTTGGGAAAACAGTATGGTCTTCAGTCCTGTTGGTGTGAACTCTGGACTTGTCAATCAAACTGAGGTAAAAAACAgcctttttttatgttttatgtattgtctctgctgtttttctcattttctcaaTTTTATTACTCAGGATAGTCCACTTCTATCTATTATCAAAGAGGTCGGTCTTCCAAAGCGACCTCCTGCCCTCGGCAGAGAAGAGGGGCGGGATTTGTCTGAACGTGTACCGCCTCCTCGCTCCTCCTCACCTGTGATTGgcagtccccctgtcacagctGTGCCTATAGGAACCCCTCCAAAGCAGCCCATGAGTCACATCCTCATTCAGCAggtaacacaatatttttttggCCCAAACAGATGTTGCAGCCaattgaaaatgtttgatgcatGTTGTACAATACTGTAAAATGTAGTTTCGCCTTGTTCATTTTCACTTAACACACACTTCTTATTCTCAGAATAATCACCCTTCAGCTGTTCACGTAAGAGCCTCTGTTCCGCTCCGTTATCCCCCTCCCTTCCCTGAGCGCCTGTCTCCCAACAACCTCCTGAGCATCACTGTGAGTTTGTTCAGTTGTTTCTACTTTATTCTTTTTACTTGGTTGTATGAAAATGTGTAAcattattacaataaaaatgtggtATAGAAGGACCAATCGACTCTCATTTTGCATTCTCCTTCAGAACCCACCATTGTCTCATCATTCATTCCCTGGTGTTGGCCCTATTCTCTCTCAGATACAGAGAGCACAGCTGTTGAACGCTCAGGTGAGGTCATGAGGTCAAACTTGTAACAACTCCCCAAATGGGATTAAAGTTCATTATTAGAGTATATAATAGAGTAGACCGTATAGTAGGAGAAATATGCGAGTTTCCATCATACTGAGAACAAACTCATTGTCTCTCTTTTGGTTGGTCAGTTTCAGCGTTGTCCCGGTCCACCACCTCCACTATTACAGGGTGGGGTTGGCGGCTTCCGACCTTTCTTTGGGCAGTCTGGACCTAGAATGGGTCTCCACGGCCCACATCTTGGCCATGTCCCCATCAGACACAACACCACCCACCTCCACCCGCAGCATCGCAGGATGCTGAACCTGAGGATGCAGAACAGAGGCACAGGGTGGGTACCATCAACAGTTCAGGATAAAGCATCGCTGTAAAATGCTTGTTCATTTTTCTCTGCGTCTTGTCTGCTCAGGGATCACCTCAGCGGGAGAGGGGTTTTGGAAAGGAAAAACAGAGACCCCTACAGCAATCTGATGATGCAGAGAGAAAAAGAATGGGTTGCCCGAATCCAGATGATGCAACTTCAAAGCACAGATCCTTATCTGGATGACTACTATTACCAGGTAATACACACAAAATTTCAGGGGCCGGTTGCACAAGCTGGACATACACCCGTTCGTGAGACTAGTCTGGATGTAAAATGTGCCTTATGTCCTGCGTAGAATTTAGACCTGTTGCACCACCAAGGTAGGATTACACTCGACTCGacaaaaagacattagaaacgcattagaactcattataattttaatttttgtccACACCGGTTGTGTtgcgtccagtgtagacacggtgtaagaatGTCACTCTCAGTGCGGTAGGATGTGTTGGTGGGGACGCGTATCGTCTAAGCTGAGCGTACCTGCGCCTGGTCGTAGTTTTAGATGTAAATATTTATCACAAGTCTGGACGTAGTTATGTCCGACATTGGGCTTACACCCAACCTTTTTACGTCcagctggtgcaaccggccCCATGAGTACAGTTAATGTCTGTATCATTTGTTAGAGACCCTGttgctgattttttttctttgatgGTAGAATTACTATGAGAAGATGGAGAAGCGTCAGGAGCGGGACAGGGACAACAAAAAGGAACACTCCACCAAACTCATCACTCCTCAGGTGGCCAAGCTGGAGCACACCTATCGGCCAGGTAAAGACACCTCATAGTCCAGCATAGGTTAGGACACAAACAATAATGATCTCTCTTGCCGACAATGTTTGTCACAATCTTTTCATCAGTCATCTGTTTTAAGCTGTTTGTCTTAATCACATCATTATTTAGATTGATAACCTTTTTCTCTGAACCGTGTCATAATAAATTGTTGTGTTCTTGTCAGGGTGTGATGTTGTGGTTAAAGTGGGTAAATTATTATCAAATATAAGTCGTTAATGAATTA
This sequence is a window from Triplophysa rosa linkage group LG4, Trosa_1v2, whole genome shotgun sequence. Protein-coding genes within it:
- the patl1 gene encoding protein PAT1 homolog 1, translating into MFRFQSFDEDCTLEEEGLVEEDEIDQFNDDTFGAGAIDDDWQEAHARLAELDELVRDGPAEDTPSAPHELPPVTSSTLSPPPPLYSEERAGGDLAESLSRLILGSDPAIAGVGTASLDRSRLPPVLSSHTHPPALAGQSPLLLSYPQNQQLLHRGSAPLSQINSHSIWENSMVFSPVGVNSGLVNQTEDSPLLSIIKEVGLPKRPPALGREEGRDLSERVPPPRSSSPVIGSPPVTAVPIGTPPKQPMSHILIQQNNHPSAVHVRASVPLRYPPPFPERLSPNNLLSITNPPLSHHSFPGVGPILSQIQRAQLLNAQFQRCPGPPPPLLQGGVGGFRPFFGQSGPRMGLHGPHLGHVPIRHNTTHLHPQHRRMLNLRMQNRGTGDHLSGRGVLERKNRDPYSNLMMQREKEWVARIQMMQLQSTDPYLDDYYYQNYYEKMEKRQERDRDNKKEHSTKLITPQVAKLEHTYRPVQFAGSLGKLTVSSVNNPRKMIDAVVTTRSDDEEKREKQVWNKRRQILYTVEKMYTLLLEVQDFEKKFLQTPEHQRDALLEQHKSHTLQLYSSLKEKEWADRVSDEQCLMIMSVRKGKRLISRLLPFLPQQQAAAVIMAIARNLPALAKKDKQDQVLCWLVEPVTVVIQSMSSTSLTDLLQELQGSEGQLPLVLQNKFGVTVLYVVLSEGERMQSSDPNCQLMDDNRWTELVFSVTRELLKVPSSALSSPLFTPPNLVSLFSRYVDRQRLELLQEKLQITALSR